Sequence from the Candidatus Delongbacteria bacterium genome:
GGAGGACGAGTACGGCGATGTCTGGGACGGCTATGCCGAGACATCCGAACTCACGGTTGGCGCACGCTGGTGGTTCGGCCAGTCTGATGCCAGGCTGGTGCCGTATCTGGGAGCAGGTCTCTGCCTGGTCAAAGGTTATTGGGAGGTGGATATGGGCGCGGACGGCACCTACTCCATCGAAGGGTCCACCATGGGCTTCGCACTCAATGGTGGCATGCTGGCGTCCCTGAGCCGTTCTTTGTACACGGGAGTGGATCTTCGCGTCAGCGGTGGCAATGTGACCCTTGAGGGCGATGATGTCTGGGGTGATCCGGTAAGCATGGATGCCAAGGCCGGCGGACTCAGCATCAGCCTGCTGCTGGGGTATCGCTGGTAGCAATCAGTCCCGTGAACGAACCGGCTGAATGAAAGGGGCGCATGACCATGCGCCCCTTTCATTCAGTGCCCGGTGAAACCATATGGGGCTCGAAGGATTCAGTCTCGTGCCCGGGGGGTGCCTTCCGGGATTCCCTGAGCACAGGTCAACAGGAGTTTGCGTCATGAGATTTCGTTCCCGGCTGCAGAGCCTTGCGAAATGCCCGGGCTGGGCTGCATTGCTGCCATTTGTCGCACTGCTGCTGGCGATGGTGCCGGAAGCCGGGGCCCATGGTGTCACAGCCGGTGACAAAGGCTACATCCAGGAGATCAGTGGTGCGCTGCCGATACCATTCATCTACCTGGGTGCCAAACACATGATCACGGGTTACGACCACCTGGCATTCCTCTTCGGGGTGATCTTCTTCCTCTACCGCTTCAAGGACATCGGACTGTATGTCAGCCTGTTCGCGGTCGGTCACACGACGACCTTGCTGCTGGGTGCCTTCCTTGAAATCTCGGTGAGCGCCTACTTGATTGATGCGATCATCGGATTCTCGGTGGTCTACAAGGCGCTGGACAACCTGGGGGCATTCCGTCGCTGGTTCGGCGTGCAACCTGATACGCGGGTGGCCACCCTGGTCTTCGGCCTGTTCCACGGCTTTGGCCTGGCAACCAAGATTCTGGAGTACAGACTTTCCCCCGATGGGCTGTTCACGAATCTCGTGGCCTTCAATGTGGGCGTCGAGCTTGGCCAGCTGGGTGGTCTGGGTCTGATTCTCATCGCCATGAGCTGGTGGCGGCGTCACGACAGCTTTCTGGCACATGCCTTCACCGCCAATGTGGTGCTCATGACCGGCGGATTTCTGCTGGTAGGGTACCAGATGAGTGGTTGGTTCCTTCTGTAGACGAATGAAGCCCGGAGTGCATCGTGTTCAATTCCCAGTCCCCTTCTCCTGACGACCTTCCGACTTCGCGTCAGTTGATTCGTTCCACAGTGCTGGCCGCGGTCATTGCGGCGGTCCTGCTCGTGACGGTCGTCCTCCCGGCAGAATACGGAGTCGACCCAACCGGCATCGGTCGGGTGATCGGCCTGACGCGCATGGGTCAGATCAAGCGCTCACTCGCTCTGGAAGCCAAGGCCGAAGAAATTAGCGGTGCTGGGCCGGCTGCCGTTGCTCGCGAAGAAGTGACAGGATCAGCACAACACGAGGAAAACCCGGCAGTAAACACGTCGGCAGTCATCTCCCAGCGCAGCGACACGCTCTCGCTTGTGCTGGCCCCCGATGAGGGCGCCGAGATCAAGGTGACTCTGACCCAGGGCAATGCGGTTCGCTATCGCTGGAGCACGGATGGAGCCGAGGCGAACTTCGATACGCACGCGGATTCCAAGGCTGCGGGCATCAAGTATCACGGCTATGGCAAGGGCCGTTCCTCCTCCGAGGCCGGTGAGCTCGTCGCCGCTTTCGACGGGAATCATGGCTGGTTCTGGCGCAATCGCTCGGCATCTCCCCTGACCCTGACTCTTGAGACCAGTGGGCCCTATACGGACATCGTTCGCTGGCCCTGAGCGGCAGCTGGCCCTTTCTGTGTCGTATTGGCGGAAGTATTTCGGTATTCTTTCGCCCTGTGCGTCGTTCGCGGGCACAGTTTGGAATGGCAAACTTGATCTGTTGCCCTGTGTGCTTCCCGGCAGCCCGTTGAGGTAGTCTTGCTGTATCGGTCCTGTGTCCTTGTCCTCCTGTCCCTGACCCCTTACCAGGCGATGGCGGCGACTCTTTCCGGCACCGATTTCCCACGTGCACATCTGGGAGTCGGGATCGGGCAGAAGTTCTTTTCGGGTGTCGAATGGAAGCGTGTCTCGCCACAACGCCGACTGTCCCTGCAGGCCGATCTGCGCCTGGGGCACCTGCCCATCTGGCTGGATCAGGAATATGCATACACGCATGCCGATGGGTCTCCGCTGGACAACTGGACTGGTGAATGGACCGAACACGACGGCCTGATGGAAGGGCAATCGCACGAAATCTCCCTGGGACTGCGTCATGTCTTTCAGCTGAAGAGACAGCCCCTGGAGCCCTGGCTGGGGTTGGGGGTGGTTCTGATCATTGCCGAGAGGAAGTTCGATGTGGGATCTGCGCATCCGCTTCCGGTCGCTGGCACCGGAGTGGGGCCCCTGTATTCGGCGGGCGTGGATCTGCCACTCTGCACCGGTTGGGTGCTGGGGCTTGACCTGCGCTTCAGTTCCGCGCACTGCCATCTGACCGGCGAAACCTGGAACGGCGAGCCGTTGGATTACAGGGCCGACTGCGGTGGCAGTTCGCTCTCGTTCCTGATCCGTCACCGACTGTTCGACTGACCAACATCATTCCGTCG
This genomic interval carries:
- a CDS encoding preprotein translocase subunit SecE, with the translated sequence MFNSQSPSPDDLPTSRQLIRSTVLAAVIAAVLLVTVVLPAEYGVDPTGIGRVIGLTRMGQIKRSLALEAKAEEISGAGPAAVAREEVTGSAQHEENPAVNTSAVISQRSDTLSLVLAPDEGAEIKVTLTQGNAVRYRWSTDGAEANFDTHADSKAAGIKYHGYGKGRSSSEAGELVAAFDGNHGWFWRNRSASPLTLTLETSGPYTDIVRWP
- a CDS encoding HupE/UreJ family protein — encoded protein: MRFRSRLQSLAKCPGWAALLPFVALLLAMVPEAGAHGVTAGDKGYIQEISGALPIPFIYLGAKHMITGYDHLAFLFGVIFFLYRFKDIGLYVSLFAVGHTTTLLLGAFLEISVSAYLIDAIIGFSVVYKALDNLGAFRRWFGVQPDTRVATLVFGLFHGFGLATKILEYRLSPDGLFTNLVAFNVGVELGQLGGLGLILIAMSWWRRHDSFLAHAFTANVVLMTGGFLLVGYQMSGWFLL